Sequence from the Candidatus Rokuibacteriota bacterium genome:
CCTGTCCAGATGCGCGTACTTCTTGAGGCGCGGCAGCGCCCCCCGGCTCGGCACGGGGAAAGGCAGACGATCGAGCACAGGCTTGGCGGCGTGGCCCCGCAGGTGGACTCCCTCGACCACGCCCGGACGCCCGGCCGCAAGCGCCTCCACGAGCGCCACCAGCGCCGACTCGAACTCGCCGCCGATCACCGAGTCGCCGCAGTGCGCGAGCAGGTACTCCGCGTTCAGCGACGCGTAGAGCCCGTAAAAACAGATGTGACAGCCCGGGTTGATCCGCCGGATCATCGTAGCCACGCGGACACCCAGTCGGAGCGCCGTGTGCATGGGGACGGAGATCGCGACCAGTCCGGCGCGCGCCGCCTTGTCGGCGTCGAACTCCTCGACGGAGATGTCGAGCGCATCGGCGACGAAACCGGCGCGCTCGAGGAAAGCCAGCGGCGAGGCGACCGCCAGCGGCTGGTGGCCCAGCTCATAGCAGGAGACGAGCAGGATTCGCATCAGCTCAGCCCTGACGCGCCGTGGCCACGATGAAGAGGCGGCGGAACGGCAAGAGCGTGCGGCCATCGGCGCGGCGCGGATAGGCGCGGGCGACCAGCTCGGCGTATGCGGACTCGAAGCCGCTCCGGTGCGGCTCGTCGAGCGCGTCGAGCAGCGGCTTGAGCCACGTGCCCTTGGTCCACTCCTTGACCGGGTGCTCGCCTTCGAGCACCTGGAGATACTCGGTCTCCCAGATGTCGAGGGCCGCGGCGCGCGGTGAAAGCACGCCGTAATAGAAGGCCGGCTCAGCGACCGGTATCGGGCTGAGCAGCGGCTCGAGCTTCGCCTTCCACGGCCCGCTCCGCGCGGCTTCGACCATCGCGGTGTGAGACGGCGCGGAGAAATTGCGGGGCATCTGCACCGCGAGGACACCGCAGGGCGCCAGCGCGGACAGCAGCGCGGGGAAGAGCCGCTCGTGGTCGCCGAGCCAGTGCAAGGCCGCGTTGCAATAGATGACGTCGGCCGGCCGCTCCGGCCGCCACGTCGCGAGATCAGCCCGCTGCCACGTGATCTCCGGGGCCGCCGCGGCCGCCTTCGCGAGCATCTCCTGCGATGCGTCCACGCCGGTGACGCGCGCGTTCGGCCACCGCGCCTTGAGGAGGCGCGTC
This genomic interval carries:
- a CDS encoding methyltransferase domain-containing protein, with product MAWDPAQYLKFADQRLRPAVDLLNRIDAADPGEVCDLGAGAGNVTRLLKARWPNARVTGVDASQEMLAKAAAAAPEITWQRADLATWRPERPADVIYCNAALHWLGDHERLFPALLSALAPCGVLAVQMPRNFSAPSHTAMVEAARSGPWKAKLEPLLSPIPVAEPAFYYGVLSPRAAALDIWETEYLQVLEGEHPVKEWTKGTWLKPLLDALDEPHRSGFESAYAELVARAYPRRADGRTLLPFRRLFIVATARQG